In a genomic window of Thiosocius teredinicola:
- a CDS encoding TetR/AcrR family transcriptional regulator produces the protein MSFDRNEVLGQATALFLERGYCETSIAQLVKATHLQPGSLYAAFQSKEGLFLAALDYYAQQKLKRVRDAFAQAADPLQGAERFLQIAASDCGVEDTTCGCLLVNTVLEAARHNPRVRERVQSHLGEVRQVVVAALTEAQRQGLLAADKSPDTLATFLMTTVWGLRVFGGSGGGEQAAQEVVAYAVQVVRS, from the coding sequence GTGAGTTTCGATCGCAATGAAGTGCTGGGGCAGGCGACGGCCTTGTTCCTCGAGCGCGGATATTGCGAAACGAGCATCGCACAGTTGGTAAAAGCGACGCATCTGCAGCCTGGTAGCTTGTATGCCGCATTCCAATCAAAAGAAGGCTTATTTCTTGCCGCACTGGATTATTACGCTCAGCAGAAACTGAAACGTGTGCGTGACGCTTTCGCGCAGGCAGCCGATCCCCTTCAGGGGGCGGAACGTTTTCTGCAGATCGCCGCCAGTGATTGCGGTGTTGAAGACACCACGTGTGGTTGTCTGTTGGTCAACACCGTACTCGAGGCTGCCAGACATAATCCGAGGGTTCGTGAACGGGTACAAAGCCACCTGGGTGAAGTGAGACAGGTGGTAGTGGCTGCATTGACCGAAGCGCAAAGACAAGGATTGTTGGCTGCTGACAAATCACCGGATACATTAGCAACTTTCTTGATGACGACGGTCTGGGGGTTGCGCGTGTTCGGAGGATCTGGCGGCGGAGAGCAAGCAGCTCAAGAAGTGGTGGCTTACGCAGTACAGGTAGTGCGTAGCTGA
- a CDS encoding DMT family transporter, with the protein MNLPFYPALVFLAALWGASFLFMRLAAPVLGPVWLIALRVFIAGLVLLPLVIRRGQLPVLRANLGRLVAVGVMSAALPFTLLAYASLELSAGLTSILNATVPIFAALIGYLVFEERLDAARIFGVVLGFVGVVILIGLPTDAGTPPLLSVLAGLCAAVSYVFAANFARRRLHHVSGIVFVTGGQLGAALVMLPLLPFFPVREMPGPAIVVAVTALAVLSTSLAFLIYFRLIREVGPMRTLTVTYLIPVFAIVWGAVFLDEVVTLAMAVGGGLILSGVALANRRTAISSRPPDVGD; encoded by the coding sequence TTGAATTTGCCTTTTTACCCGGCGCTGGTTTTTCTGGCAGCGCTATGGGGAGCATCGTTTCTGTTCATGCGGCTGGCCGCACCCGTTCTCGGGCCGGTGTGGTTGATCGCACTGCGCGTCTTCATCGCGGGTTTGGTGTTGCTGCCCCTGGTCATTCGCCGTGGACAGCTTCCGGTGTTGCGGGCCAACCTGGGCCGTTTGGTTGCCGTGGGCGTGATGAGTGCGGCGCTGCCGTTTACCCTGCTGGCGTACGCATCGCTTGAGCTGTCAGCCGGACTCACCTCGATCCTGAACGCCACGGTGCCGATTTTTGCGGCACTGATCGGCTACCTGGTCTTTGAGGAGCGACTGGATGCGGCACGTATCTTCGGTGTCGTATTGGGGTTCGTCGGTGTCGTGATCCTGATCGGACTGCCGACGGATGCCGGGACGCCGCCGCTGCTGTCGGTATTGGCGGGTCTGTGCGCCGCCGTGTCTTATGTGTTTGCCGCCAATTTCGCGCGCCGCCGTCTGCACCACGTCTCGGGTATCGTTTTCGTGACCGGCGGTCAGCTGGGCGCAGCACTGGTTATGTTGCCCTTGCTACCGTTCTTTCCAGTCCGCGAAATGCCGGGGCCGGCCATCGTGGTTGCGGTGACGGCGTTGGCGGTGTTGTCGACTTCGCTCGCCTTCCTTATCTATTTCCGCCTGATTCGCGAAGTCGGCCCGATGCGGACCCTGACGGTGACCTACCTGATCCCGGTTTTTGCGATCGTCTGGGGTGCGGTTTTTCTCGATGAAGTGGTTACGTTGGCCATGGCGGTCGGGGGCGGTCTGATACTCAGCGGTGTTGCCCTGGCCAATCGGCGTACTGCGATCTCTTCACGCCCGCCGGACGTAGGCGACTGA
- a CDS encoding YgiQ family radical SAM protein: MIYLRFDLTASRHDHVNPPAPNLFDYRRHWAHKFGPAPFLPMTRDEMDVLGWDSCDVILVTGDAYVDHPSFGMAVIGRVLEAQGFRVGIIAQPDWQNADDFAGLGPPNLYFGVTGGNMDSMVNRYTSERRLRSDDAYTPDGVGGQRPDRAVIVYSQRCREAFKGVPVVIGGIEASLRRIAHFDYWQEKVRRSVLVDAKADMLLFGNAERAIVELTHRLAAGEAIGDITDIRGTAFVRHALPSDWTVIDSTQVDEPGRVEPHPDPYLDTTKASTEAPPAAPPDAPQVVTLHRRPKNLDRGKTAVRIPAFETVRSDPILYAHASRVLHLESNPGNARALIQQHGDREVWINPPPLPLRTPELDRVFELPYQRVPHPTYGEARIPAYEMIRFSVNIMRGCFGGCSFCSITEHEGRIIQNRSEQSILREIENIRDHTPGFTGVISDLGGPTANMWRLHCKDPKIESSCRRLSCVYPGICDNLNTDQMPLVRLYRKARALPGVKRVFIASGLRYDIAVETPEYVKELVTHHVGGYLKIAPEHTEDGPLSKMMKPGMGTYDRFKAMFDKYSKQAGKEQYLIPYFIAAHPGTTDEDMLNLALWLKRNGFRADQVQAFLPSPMALATAMWHSGRNPLKKVTRSSEQVSIPKGAKQRRLHKAFLRYHDANNWPLLREALKDMGRADLIGNGKRHLVPSYQPAGTGKRPEGSRTPGKHRGGKPSTFRTQHTHGVQTKSRSGKRKTRR, encoded by the coding sequence ATGATATATTTGCGGTTTGACCTCACCGCTTCTCGCCACGATCACGTGAACCCACCCGCGCCCAATCTCTTCGACTACCGACGCCACTGGGCTCACAAGTTCGGCCCGGCGCCCTTCCTGCCGATGACGCGTGATGAAATGGACGTGCTCGGCTGGGACAGTTGCGACGTAATCCTGGTGACCGGCGATGCCTATGTCGATCACCCGAGCTTCGGTATGGCGGTGATCGGCCGGGTTCTCGAAGCGCAGGGCTTCAGGGTCGGCATCATCGCGCAACCCGACTGGCAGAATGCCGACGACTTCGCCGGGCTCGGCCCGCCGAACCTGTATTTCGGCGTGACCGGCGGCAACATGGATTCAATGGTCAACCGCTACACCTCCGAGCGACGGCTGCGCTCGGACGACGCCTATACGCCTGACGGCGTCGGCGGCCAACGACCGGACCGGGCCGTCATTGTGTATTCGCAGCGCTGCCGCGAGGCCTTCAAGGGCGTGCCTGTCGTGATCGGTGGCATCGAGGCGAGTCTGCGGCGGATCGCCCATTTCGACTATTGGCAGGAAAAGGTCCGGCGTTCGGTACTGGTCGATGCCAAGGCCGACATGCTGCTGTTCGGCAACGCCGAACGTGCAATCGTCGAGCTGACCCACCGCCTGGCCGCCGGCGAAGCCATCGGCGACATCACCGATATTCGCGGCACCGCTTTCGTGCGCCACGCCCTGCCGTCTGACTGGACCGTGATCGACTCCACCCAGGTCGACGAACCCGGGCGAGTCGAACCGCATCCCGATCCCTATCTGGATACGACAAAGGCATCGACCGAAGCACCGCCGGCCGCGCCGCCGGACGCCCCACAGGTCGTCACCCTGCATCGTCGCCCGAAGAATCTCGATCGCGGCAAGACGGCGGTACGCATTCCCGCATTCGAGACCGTGCGCAGCGATCCCATACTGTACGCACATGCCTCGCGCGTGCTGCATCTCGAATCCAACCCGGGCAACGCTCGCGCCTTGATTCAACAGCATGGCGACCGCGAGGTATGGATCAACCCACCTCCGCTACCGCTGCGCACGCCTGAACTCGATCGCGTGTTCGAGTTGCCCTACCAGCGGGTGCCACACCCGACGTATGGCGAGGCCCGGATACCGGCTTACGAGATGATCCGATTCTCGGTCAACATCATGCGCGGCTGCTTCGGCGGTTGTTCGTTCTGTTCGATCACCGAACACGAAGGTCGCATCATCCAGAACCGCTCCGAACAGAGCATCCTGCGCGAGATCGAAAACATCCGCGATCATACCCCCGGGTTTACCGGTGTGATCTCCGACCTTGGCGGCCCGACCGCCAATATGTGGCGCCTGCATTGCAAAGACCCGAAGATCGAATCGAGCTGCCGCCGCCTGTCGTGCGTGTATCCCGGGATCTGCGACAATCTCAACACAGACCAGATGCCGTTGGTGCGGTTGTATCGCAAGGCGCGCGCACTGCCCGGCGTCAAACGCGTGTTTATCGCCTCCGGCCTGCGCTACGACATCGCGGTGGAAACGCCGGAATACGTCAAGGAGCTGGTCACCCACCATGTCGGCGGCTACCTGAAGATCGCACCGGAGCATACCGAAGACGGGCCCTTGTCGAAGATGATGAAGCCCGGCATGGGGACGTATGATCGCTTCAAGGCGATGTTCGACAAATACTCCAAGCAGGCAGGCAAAGAACAGTACCTGATCCCCTACTTCATCGCTGCCCACCCGGGCACCACCGATGAAGACATGCTGAACCTCGCCTTGTGGCTCAAGCGCAACGGCTTCCGCGCCGACCAGGTGCAGGCGTTTCTGCCGTCACCGATGGCACTGGCCACGGCGATGTGGCACTCCGGACGCAATCCCTTGAAGAAGGTCACGCGCTCTTCGGAACAGGTGTCGATCCCCAAAGGCGCAAAGCAGCGTCGATTGCACAAGGCATTCCTGCGCTATCACGACGCCAACAACTGGCCTTTGCTGCGTGAAGCACTGAAAGACATGGGACGCGCCGACCTGATCGGCAACGGCAAGCGTCACCTCGTACCCAGCTACCAGCCGGCAGGTACCGGAAAGCGACCCGAGG
- the nhaA gene encoding Na+/H+ antiporter NhaA, with the protein MINLQHFLRLESAGGILLVAAAVAAMLLANSPLSEVYAWLLEMPVAIQVGPLAIAKPLLLWINDGLMAIFFFLVGLELKRELIEGQLSEPGSIILPAIGAVGGMLVPALIYAYINWGDPVALSGWAIPAATDIAFALGILSLLGKRVPTSLKVFLVSLAIFDDIGAIIIIALFYSDGLSTEALIIASVAIAILTLMNRRHVSGITPYVFVGVMLWVAVLKSGVHATLAGVVLAMFIPMRHSERPNHSPLRALEHDLHPVVAFTILPIFAFANAGINLTGMSIDNIIHPVPLGIAAGLFLGKQIGVFLFCWATIRLGWAALPKGSGWVGLYAIALLCGVGFTMSLFIGSLAFETAGKTAFDERIGIILGSLASGFAGYFLLRFVFVRGPNGD; encoded by the coding sequence ATGATCAATCTGCAGCACTTCCTTCGGCTCGAGTCCGCCGGGGGAATCCTTCTGGTAGCCGCCGCCGTCGCGGCCATGCTGTTGGCCAACTCTCCCCTTTCCGAAGTCTATGCCTGGCTGCTGGAAATGCCGGTGGCGATCCAGGTCGGTCCGCTGGCGATTGCGAAACCCCTGCTGCTGTGGATCAACGACGGCCTGATGGCCATCTTTTTCTTTCTGGTCGGCCTCGAGCTGAAGCGGGAGTTGATCGAGGGACAGTTGTCGGAACCGGGCAGTATCATCCTGCCGGCCATCGGGGCCGTCGGCGGCATGCTGGTACCGGCGCTGATCTACGCCTACATCAACTGGGGAGATCCGGTTGCGCTGTCGGGTTGGGCGATTCCCGCCGCTACCGACATCGCCTTTGCCCTGGGCATCCTGTCACTGCTCGGCAAGCGGGTGCCGACGTCGCTCAAGGTCTTCCTGGTGTCGCTGGCGATCTTCGACGACATCGGCGCAATCATTATCATCGCGCTGTTCTACAGCGATGGATTGTCAACCGAGGCGTTGATCATCGCCTCGGTCGCGATTGCCATTCTCACATTGATGAACAGGCGTCATGTCAGCGGCATCACCCCCTACGTGTTCGTCGGCGTGATGCTGTGGGTGGCGGTACTCAAATCCGGCGTGCACGCGACACTCGCGGGCGTGGTGTTGGCGATGTTCATTCCGATGCGCCATAGCGAAAGGCCGAACCACTCGCCGTTGCGCGCACTCGAACACGATCTGCACCCGGTGGTCGCCTTCACCATCCTGCCGATCTTCGCGTTCGCCAACGCCGGGATCAACCTGACGGGCATGTCGATCGACAACATCATCCACCCGGTTCCGCTCGGCATTGCCGCCGGATTGTTTCTGGGCAAACAGATCGGCGTATTCCTGTTCTGCTGGGCAACGATTCGGCTGGGTTGGGCGGCGTTGCCCAAAGGCAGCGGCTGGGTCGGGCTCTATGCGATCGCCCTGTTATGCGGCGTGGGCTTCACGATGAGCCTGTTCATCGGCTCGCTGGCCTTCGAAACGGCCGGTAAGACAGCGTTCGATGAACGCATCGGCATCATTCTCGGATCACTGGCCTCGGGCTTCGCCGGCTACTTTCTGCTGCGTTTCGTGTTTGTGCGCGGGCCCAACGGCGACTGA
- a CDS encoding DEAD/DEAH box helicase has product MSSETTDFASLGLPSSILSALAELGYEKPSPIQAQAIPLLLDGRDLLGQAQTGTGKTAAFALPLLARIDPKQKFPQLLVLAPTRELALQVAEAMQAYARFIDGFHVLPIYGGQGMGMQLNHLRRGVQVVVGTPGRVMDHMRRGTLDISRLQSLVLDEADEMLRMGFIDDVEWILEHTPAERQIALFSATMPDVIRKVAERHLREPQRVKIAAKTTTAENIRQRYWPISGLHKLDALTRILETEEIDGAIVFVRTKTQTVELAEKLTARGFEAEALNGDVPQAQRERTVDRLRDGKTDILVATDVVARGLDVKRVTHVFNYDIPYDTESYVHRIGRTGRAGASGEAILFVAPRERRMLRAIEKATGQPIEPMDMPSVHDINSKRTDRFKQQVRDIIETEELSVYYRLVSELEQEDALDALQIAAALARLTQGDAPLLLDPKTDVRFAKQDRGHDSKRSGQERPPAGPPRARGPKTVEPHALPLKAFPDIPMERFRIAVGYEHGVKPGNIVGAIANEAELESKYIGHIEIYDDFATVDLPAGMPTETMRDLQNAWVCQRKLAIEKLSASDKPPAEDDGGGSAKAPRADQQPAKKSGKPNKPAKRKAEGDRFKGKARGPAGGGKGRKHPADEAAKAGKGHKPRRGPAKGAEQGSSDRPGKMKKTTKPVGNRPPKKRLSLKDRSTK; this is encoded by the coding sequence ATGTCTTCAGAAACGACCGATTTTGCTTCGCTGGGGCTGCCCAGTTCGATTCTCTCCGCGCTCGCCGAACTGGGCTACGAAAAGCCGTCGCCGATCCAGGCGCAGGCCATACCGCTGCTGCTGGACGGCAGAGACCTGCTGGGTCAGGCGCAGACCGGTACCGGCAAGACTGCCGCTTTCGCGCTGCCGCTGCTGGCGCGAATCGATCCAAAGCAGAAGTTTCCGCAACTGCTGGTCTTGGCGCCGACGCGTGAGTTGGCCCTGCAGGTGGCCGAGGCCATGCAGGCCTATGCGCGTTTCATCGACGGCTTCCACGTGTTGCCGATCTATGGCGGGCAGGGCATGGGCATGCAGCTCAATCACCTGCGACGTGGTGTGCAGGTTGTCGTCGGAACCCCCGGTCGCGTGATGGACCACATGCGCCGCGGTACGCTGGATATCTCGCGCCTGCAGTCGCTGGTACTGGACGAAGCCGACGAGATGTTGCGCATGGGCTTCATCGACGATGTCGAGTGGATCCTCGAGCACACGCCGGCAGAGCGCCAGATCGCGTTGTTCTCGGCCACCATGCCCGATGTGATCCGCAAGGTCGCCGAGCGCCATCTGCGCGAACCCCAGCGGGTAAAGATCGCCGCCAAGACGACGACCGCCGAGAACATCCGGCAGCGCTACTGGCCGATCAGCGGTCTGCACAAGCTCGATGCCTTGACGCGCATCCTCGAAACCGAGGAGATCGACGGCGCCATCGTGTTCGTACGCACCAAGACGCAGACGGTCGAACTCGCCGAAAAGCTCACTGCCCGGGGGTTCGAAGCCGAGGCATTGAACGGCGACGTCCCTCAGGCGCAGCGTGAGCGCACCGTCGACCGTCTGCGCGACGGCAAGACCGATATTCTGGTCGCGACCGATGTCGTGGCCCGCGGCCTCGACGTCAAGCGTGTGACCCATGTATTCAACTACGACATCCCGTACGACACCGAATCGTATGTGCACCGCATCGGACGCACCGGTCGCGCCGGTGCGTCGGGCGAGGCCATCTTGTTCGTCGCGCCTCGCGAACGGCGCATGTTGCGTGCGATCGAGAAGGCGACAGGCCAACCGATCGAGCCGATGGATATGCCGAGCGTGCATGACATCAACTCCAAGCGCACCGACCGCTTCAAGCAGCAGGTGCGCGACATCATCGAAACGGAAGAGCTGTCGGTTTACTACCGTCTGGTCAGCGAGCTTGAACAGGAAGATGCACTGGATGCCTTGCAGATCGCGGCGGCGCTGGCGCGCCTGACGCAGGGCGACGCACCGCTGCTGCTCGATCCGAAAACCGATGTGCGATTCGCCAAACAGGATCGCGGGCATGACAGTAAGCGCAGCGGTCAGGAACGCCCGCCGGCCGGCCCGCCGCGCGCGCGTGGGCCCAAGACGGTCGAACCGCACGCGCTACCGCTCAAGGCCTTCCCCGACATCCCGATGGAGCGCTTTCGCATCGCAGTGGGCTACGAGCATGGTGTGAAACCCGGCAACATCGTTGGTGCCATTGCCAACGAGGCCGAGCTGGAGAGCAAGTACATCGGTCATATCGAGATCTACGACGATTTCGCGACGGTCGACCTGCCGGCGGGCATGCCGACGGAAACCATGCGCGACCTGCAGAACGCCTGGGTCTGCCAGCGTAAGTTGGCGATCGAGAAGCTCTCGGCGTCGGACAAGCCACCTGCCGAGGACGACGGCGGCGGTTCTGCAAAAGCGCCGCGCGCGGATCAGCAGCCGGCGAAGAAGTCGGGCAAACCCAACAAGCCCGCGAAGCGGAAGGCCGAAGGCGATCGATTCAAGGGAAAAGCCCGGGGCCCGGCCGGCGGCGGAAAGGGGCGCAAGCATCCGGCGGATGAAGCCGCCAAGGCCGGCAAAGGTCACAAGCCGCGTCGCGGTCCTGCCAAGGGTGCCGAGCAGGGCTCATCCGACCGTCCGGGAAAAATGAAAAAAACGACGAAACCTGTCGGAAATCGGCCACCGAAAAAACGTCTTTCATTGAAGGATCGTTCAACAAAATAA
- a CDS encoding c-type cytochrome, producing MRRTILAASLVIAACEGPDEHDHPTLTTGKQLYEHHCAPCHQQGGDGAFLKGVPPVSGSTMDYRQMVEHIRGQSRQEDTRMPTFTAMSQQEAGKIAVYMRHAFPTP from the coding sequence GTGCGGCGAACGATTCTTGCGGCCAGTCTCGTCATTGCCGCCTGCGAAGGCCCCGACGAGCATGACCACCCGACGCTGACCACCGGCAAACAGTTGTATGAGCATCACTGCGCACCCTGTCATCAGCAAGGGGGTGACGGGGCCTTCCTGAAGGGCGTGCCGCCGGTCAGCGGGTCGACGATGGACTACCGGCAGATGGTCGAGCACATCCGCGGCCAATCGCGGCAAGAGGATACCCGGATGCCGACGTTCACGGCGATGTCGCAGCAGGAGGCCGGGAAGATCGCCGTTTACATGCGACACGCCTTCCCCACGCCCTAG
- a CDS encoding DUF2061 domain-containing protein, which translates to MIKTASFAVMHFGIAFTVTYMLTGDVLIGGAVALVEPAINTVAYYFHDRVWERLRRRRVLPGVGVAA; encoded by the coding sequence ATGATCAAGACAGCCAGTTTTGCGGTGATGCACTTCGGTATCGCATTCACGGTCACCTACATGCTGACCGGTGACGTGCTGATCGGTGGCGCGGTTGCGCTGGTCGAGCCGGCTATCAACACCGTCGCTTACTACTTCCACGACCGTGTATGGGAACGTTTGCGCCGACGCCGTGTGCTGCCGGGGGTTGGCGTTGCAGCCTGA
- the hypD gene encoding hydrogenase formation protein HypD — protein MSTSLQLIESIAAECPAEPLRIMNLSAAQERVVTLSSLRANLPDKVQLVTGPGCVASICPVQDLHQARCLVEHHRVTLIVSENLFRLPMAQSEGPASLAAMQAKGADIRPVSSPMEAVMLAVSEPQREMVYLGAGFETFLAPLAGMVLEGLPANLKLMVCGRRVEPLLTRLFENAGGNVQALILPGNRCAVTGIRGWEAMARRFEIPAAVCGYTATSILTGILGLIRQVTLGQANVDNHYRALVKPDGNAMALDQMDRVFELHDGLWRGIGTLSDSAWRLRHTYAVVDAYNHYPDYRDECPPQLDDVPAGCEFVDVELGCKSPEQCAQFFKTCTPAMPVGPSMASDDGACYLRGSERAAI, from the coding sequence GTGAGCACCTCGCTGCAACTGATCGAATCGATCGCCGCTGAGTGTCCTGCAGAACCGCTGCGGATCATGAATCTCAGCGCGGCGCAGGAGCGTGTCGTCACGCTCTCGTCGTTGCGCGCCAATCTCCCCGACAAGGTCCAGCTGGTTACCGGGCCGGGCTGTGTCGCCAGCATCTGTCCGGTCCAGGACCTGCATCAGGCACGCTGCCTCGTTGAGCATCACCGAGTCACCCTGATCGTGAGCGAGAACCTTTTCCGTTTGCCGATGGCGCAATCCGAGGGGCCGGCTTCGTTGGCGGCAATGCAGGCGAAGGGTGCGGATATCAGGCCGGTATCGTCACCGATGGAGGCGGTCATGCTCGCCGTGTCCGAGCCTCAGCGCGAGATGGTGTACTTGGGTGCAGGCTTCGAAACGTTTCTCGCGCCGTTGGCCGGGATGGTGCTCGAAGGACTGCCCGCGAATCTCAAACTGATGGTGTGCGGTCGTCGCGTTGAGCCCTTGCTTACCCGTCTGTTCGAGAATGCGGGTGGCAATGTCCAGGCGCTGATTCTTCCCGGAAACCGTTGTGCCGTCACCGGCATCCGGGGCTGGGAGGCGATGGCGCGGCGCTTCGAGATACCTGCGGCCGTTTGCGGTTACACCGCAACCAGTATCCTGACCGGTATCCTCGGGCTGATACGCCAGGTCACGCTTGGTCAGGCGAACGTCGACAACCACTACCGCGCCCTGGTGAAGCCGGACGGCAACGCCATGGCCTTGGATCAGATGGATCGGGTGTTCGAATTGCACGACGGGTTGTGGCGGGGGATCGGCACCTTGTCCGACAGTGCCTGGCGCTTGCGTCATACCTACGCGGTGGTCGACGCCTACAACCATTATCCGGACTATCGTGATGAGTGTCCGCCGCAGCTCGATGACGTGCCTGCCGGCTGTGAGTTTGTCGATGTCGAGCTGGGTTGTAAATCGCCGGAGCAATGTGCGCAGTTCTTCAAGACCTGTACGCCGGCAATGCCGGTGGGGCCGAGCATGGCATCGGACGATGGCGCCTGTTATCTGCGTGGCAGCGAGCGCGCGGCGATCTGA